In Geotalea uraniireducens, one genomic interval encodes:
- the cbiQ gene encoding cobalt ECF transporter T component CbiQ, with protein MRHTLNDTYADHLLVRLDPRVKLLAGLALLLMVVSCTGGAFPLLAAVISLGVCRVLGVSWRRLALRFAEPGFIAAMVVLLKLFFAGHEPLFALRLGGLELIGHRDGLQAGLLIASRIAGAVSVVTAVGSATPFTELMAALAWLRVPRGFIDVALFAWRYLFVLFDDAQVVYAAQKNRLGYTGFRRGLRSFGTLAGALVIKAFDNSQTVTTAMVQRGYDGTLPLLRHRPFRAGEVAAASLVVAMLGVLWHTL; from the coding sequence ATGAGACATACCCTCAACGACACCTATGCCGACCATCTGCTGGTCCGCCTCGACCCGCGGGTCAAACTGCTGGCGGGGCTGGCGCTGCTCCTGATGGTCGTCAGCTGCACGGGGGGTGCCTTTCCGCTGCTGGCAGCGGTCATTTCGCTCGGCGTCTGCCGCGTTCTGGGGGTCTCCTGGCGGCGGCTGGCGCTCCGTTTTGCCGAACCGGGCTTCATCGCCGCGATGGTGGTGCTGCTCAAGCTATTCTTTGCCGGCCATGAGCCGCTCTTTGCCCTCCGGCTCGGCGGACTGGAACTGATTGGCCACCGGGACGGCCTGCAGGCGGGACTGCTGATTGCCAGCCGGATTGCCGGCGCGGTGTCGGTGGTGACGGCGGTCGGTTCGGCAACCCCCTTCACCGAGCTGATGGCGGCCCTGGCCTGGCTGCGGGTGCCGCGGGGCTTCATCGATGTCGCCCTGTTCGCCTGGCGCTACCTGTTCGTGCTGTTCGACGATGCCCAGGTGGTCTATGCCGCCCAGAAGAACCGGCTCGGCTATACCGGCTTCCGGCGCGGCCTCCGCTCCTTCGGGACCCTGGCCGGCGCGCTAGTCATCAAGGCCTTCGATAACAGCCAGACTGTCACTACCGCCATGGTTCAGCGGGGCTACGACGGCACCCTGCCGCTATTGCGCCACCGGCCGTTCCGGGCCGGCGAGGTCGCGGCGGCTTCCCTGGTTGTCGCGATGTTGGGAGTTTTATGGCACACTTTGTAG
- a CDS encoding energy-coupling factor ABC transporter permease produces the protein MKQKIVLGGCGTVAVLAAAAPAYAMHISEGILPVGWAALWFVVAAPFVALGLKRLNTLAREDLAMKPLVGLMAAVVFIISCMPIPVPSAGTCSHPCGTGISAILVGPFVSVLIASVALLIQALFLAHGGLTTWGANIVSMGVVGSFAGWFVFRGLRRLGANLAVAGFVAGVLADWATYLTTSVELASGIRGSEPFLPLFVKILVAFIPTQLPLGLLEGAMTAGMVVLLQRKRPDLLVKMRVVRPEEVVA, from the coding sequence ATGAAACAGAAAATAGTCCTGGGTGGCTGCGGTACCGTCGCCGTACTGGCGGCCGCCGCCCCCGCTTATGCGATGCATATTTCCGAGGGGATCCTGCCGGTCGGCTGGGCGGCCCTCTGGTTTGTCGTGGCGGCCCCGTTCGTGGCGCTTGGCCTGAAGCGGCTCAATACCCTGGCCCGGGAAGACCTGGCGATGAAGCCGCTGGTCGGGCTGATGGCCGCAGTGGTCTTCATCATCTCCTGCATGCCGATCCCGGTGCCGAGTGCCGGCACCTGTTCCCACCCCTGCGGGACCGGGATCTCGGCCATCCTGGTCGGTCCGTTCGTCAGCGTATTGATCGCCTCGGTGGCCCTGCTCATCCAGGCGTTGTTCCTGGCCCACGGCGGTCTCACCACCTGGGGGGCGAATATCGTCTCCATGGGGGTGGTCGGCTCGTTTGCCGGCTGGTTCGTCTTTCGCGGGCTGCGCCGGCTCGGCGCAAACCTGGCGGTGGCGGGGTTCGTTGCCGGCGTGCTGGCCGATTGGGCCACGTACCTGACCACCTCGGTGGAGCTGGCGAGCGGGATTCGCGGCAGCGAGCCGTTCCTGCCGCTTTTCGTCAAGATTCTCGTCGCCTTCATCCCGACCCAGCTTCCCCTCGGCCTCCTCGAAGGGGCGATGACCGCCGGGATGGTGGTGCTGCTGCAGCGCAAGCGGCCTGACCTGCTGGTCAAAATGCGGGTGGTGCGCCCGGAGGAGGTGGTGGCATGA
- the thiC gene encoding phosphomethylpyrimidine synthase ThiC: MKTQLEFARAGVVTPQMAAVAAEERLDAEYIRQQVAAGTIVIPWNHHRQPRAVGIGKGLRTKVNASIGTSSDIVDYAAEIRKARAAQESGADTLMELSVGGDLDRVRREVIGAVDLPVGNVPLYQAFCEAARRYGDPNRLDEDLLFELIERQCADGMAFMAVHCGINLYTVERLKRQGYRYGGLVSKGGVGMVAWMLANNRENPLYEQFDRVVGILKKYDTVLSLGNGLRAGAIHDSSDRAQIQELLINCELAELGREMGCQMLVEGPGHVPLDEVEGNIRLQKRMSGDAPYYMLGPIPTDIAPGFDHITAAIGAAQSSRYGADLICYITPAEHLALPNEEDVRQGVKAARVAAYIGDMNKYPERGRERDREMSKARRDLDWEKQFQLALYPEDARAIRASRIPEDETTCTMCGDFCASRGAGKLFAADLKGDKR, encoded by the coding sequence GTGAAAACCCAGCTTGAATTCGCCCGCGCGGGGGTCGTGACCCCGCAGATGGCTGCCGTCGCCGCCGAGGAGCGGCTGGACGCCGAGTACATCCGGCAGCAGGTGGCGGCGGGGACCATTGTCATTCCCTGGAACCATCACCGGCAACCGCGGGCGGTCGGCATCGGCAAGGGGCTGCGCACCAAGGTGAACGCCTCGATCGGCACTTCGTCCGACATCGTCGATTATGCCGCCGAAATCCGCAAGGCCCGGGCCGCCCAGGAGTCGGGGGCCGATACCCTGATGGAGCTGTCGGTCGGCGGCGATCTGGACCGGGTCCGGCGGGAGGTGATCGGGGCGGTCGATCTGCCGGTGGGGAACGTGCCGCTCTACCAGGCGTTTTGCGAGGCGGCGCGCCGTTACGGCGACCCGAACCGGCTGGACGAGGACCTGCTCTTCGAGCTGATCGAGCGGCAGTGCGCCGACGGCATGGCCTTCATGGCGGTCCATTGCGGGATCAACCTCTATACCGTCGAACGGTTGAAGCGGCAGGGGTACCGCTACGGCGGGCTCGTCTCCAAGGGAGGGGTGGGGATGGTCGCCTGGATGCTCGCCAACAACCGGGAAAACCCGCTTTACGAACAGTTCGACCGGGTGGTCGGCATCCTCAAGAAATACGATACGGTCCTTTCCCTCGGCAACGGGCTGCGGGCAGGGGCGATCCACGATTCGAGCGACCGGGCACAGATCCAGGAACTGCTGATCAACTGCGAACTGGCGGAACTTGGCCGGGAGATGGGGTGCCAGATGCTGGTGGAAGGGCCCGGCCATGTGCCGCTGGACGAGGTCGAGGGGAACATCCGGCTGCAGAAGCGGATGAGCGGCGACGCCCCCTACTACATGCTCGGGCCGATCCCGACCGACATCGCCCCCGGCTTCGACCATATCACTGCCGCCATCGGTGCCGCCCAGTCGAGCCGTTACGGCGCCGACCTGATCTGCTACATCACTCCCGCCGAGCACTTGGCGCTTCCCAACGAGGAGGACGTTCGGCAGGGGGTGAAAGCGGCCCGGGTGGCGGCCTACATCGGCGACATGAACAAGTACCCGGAGCGGGGGCGGGAGCGGGACCGGGAGATGTCCAAGGCCCGCCGCGACCTCGACTGGGAGAAGCAGTTCCAGCTGGCCCTCTATCCCGAGGATGCCCGGGCGATCCGGGCCAGCCGGATTCCCGAGGACGAAACCACCTGTACCATGTGCGGTGACTTCTGCGCTTCCCGCGGCGCGGGAAAGCTGTTCGCCGCCGACCTGAAGGGGGACAAACGGTAA
- a CDS encoding cobyrinate a,c-diamide synthase — protein MKSIVIAAPHSGSGKTTVTLGIMACLRRRGLRVAPFKVGPDFIDPGYHRLVCGGPSANLDGWMCGADFVRGSFCRHSAGADIAVVEGVMGLFDGLGAAGEEGSTAQVAKFLRAPVLLVVEAKGMARSVAALVKGFVEFDPEVSVAGVIFNGVASDSHARLLREVMESALPAVRVVGCLPRDERLQIPSRHLGLLTAEENPLSPEFLDHLVETMREHLDLGLVWELAGHAGGGPATGDCAPAADAGGAVTIAVARDEAFCFVYDDNLCLLRRAGAELVEFSPLRAEHLPAGAAGLYLPGGYPELFADALAANGAMRRAVREAIEAGMPAYAECGGFIYLTRGVSDPRNDPASFHEFAGIFPVNTRMLPRRKALGYREVELLADTVIGPAGTVARGHEFHYSEMDELPSEVERAYRVSRGGTELGVEGVHYRNCLASYVHLHFGSNPGIAAAFVANCRKFKSNSA, from the coding sequence ATGAAATCGATCGTGATCGCCGCCCCCCACAGCGGCTCCGGCAAGACGACCGTCACCCTCGGCATTATGGCGTGCCTGCGCCGGCGGGGGCTGCGGGTGGCGCCGTTCAAGGTTGGCCCCGACTTCATCGACCCTGGTTACCACCGGCTGGTCTGCGGTGGCCCCTCCGCCAACCTCGACGGCTGGATGTGCGGCGCCGATTTCGTCCGGGGGAGCTTCTGCCGGCACAGCGCCGGAGCGGACATCGCGGTCGTCGAAGGGGTGATGGGACTGTTCGACGGGCTCGGCGCCGCTGGCGAGGAGGGGAGCACCGCCCAGGTGGCCAAGTTCCTCCGGGCGCCGGTGTTGCTGGTGGTCGAGGCCAAGGGGATGGCCCGCAGCGTCGCCGCGCTGGTCAAGGGGTTTGTCGAGTTCGACCCGGAAGTGTCGGTGGCCGGGGTGATCTTCAATGGCGTGGCGAGCGACAGCCATGCCCGGCTGCTGCGTGAGGTCATGGAAAGCGCCCTGCCGGCGGTCCGGGTGGTCGGCTGTCTCCCCCGGGACGAGCGGCTGCAGATTCCCTCCCGCCATCTCGGCCTGCTGACCGCCGAGGAGAACCCGCTGTCGCCGGAATTTCTCGACCACCTCGTCGAGACGATGCGCGAGCATCTCGACCTGGGGCTGGTCTGGGAGCTGGCCGGCCATGCCGGCGGCGGTCCCGCGACCGGTGACTGTGCTCCGGCGGCGGATGCCGGGGGGGCGGTCACCATTGCCGTGGCCCGCGATGAGGCCTTCTGCTTTGTCTACGACGATAATCTCTGTCTGCTGCGGCGGGCCGGCGCCGAACTGGTCGAGTTTTCGCCGCTCCGTGCCGAGCATCTCCCGGCCGGTGCTGCCGGGCTCTACCTCCCCGGTGGCTATCCCGAGTTGTTCGCCGACGCCCTGGCGGCCAACGGCGCCATGCGCCGGGCAGTGCGGGAGGCGATCGAGGCGGGGATGCCGGCCTATGCCGAGTGCGGCGGCTTCATCTACCTGACCCGGGGGGTGAGCGACCCGCGTAATGATCCGGCATCGTTCCACGAGTTCGCCGGCATTTTCCCGGTCAACACCCGGATGCTTCCCCGCCGCAAGGCGCTCGGCTACCGGGAGGTGGAACTGCTGGCCGACACCGTCATCGGCCCGGCGGGGACGGTGGCGCGGGGGCACGAATTCCACTATTCGGAGATGGACGAGCTGCCGTCGGAGGTCGAACGGGCCTACCGGGTGAGCCGCGGCGGCACGGAGTTGGGGGTGGAGGGGGTCCACTACCGGAACTGTCTCGCTTCGTACGTGCACCTCCATTTCGGCAGCAATCCCGGGATCGCGGCGGCGTTCGTCGCCAACTGCCGGAAATTCAAAAGCAACTCAGCGTAA
- the cobC gene encoding alpha-ribazole phosphatase, whose protein sequence is MTSKTRIYLIRHGEVAGGGTGVRRYNGHTDVPLTDHGKAQYLALRERFAAARITACYTSDLSRCVWGAETLGAHLNVVPVRHPELRELCMGEWEARSWQELQECYPAEWQARLADLVNYRVPGGENLLDVRRRVMPVIDGIVARHRDEEVLVVAHGGVNRLILLEALGAPLSSLFAIDQHYACLNIIDYYADGNAVVKLVNG, encoded by the coding sequence ATGACGAGCAAAACACGCATTTATCTTATCCGCCACGGCGAAGTGGCCGGGGGGGGGACAGGCGTTCGCCGCTACAACGGCCACACCGACGTTCCGCTCACCGACCATGGTAAGGCCCAGTACCTGGCGCTGCGCGAACGGTTCGCCGCCGCCCGGATCACCGCCTGCTACACCAGCGATCTCTCCCGTTGCGTCTGGGGGGCCGAGACCCTCGGCGCCCACCTGAACGTCGTGCCGGTGCGGCATCCGGAACTGCGCGAACTCTGCATGGGAGAGTGGGAAGCGCGGAGCTGGCAGGAGCTGCAGGAGTGCTATCCGGCGGAGTGGCAGGCACGGCTGGCCGATCTGGTCAACTATCGGGTCCCCGGTGGCGAGAACCTGCTCGACGTCCGTCGCCGGGTGATGCCGGTGATCGACGGTATCGTCGCCCGTCACCGGGACGAAGAGGTGCTGGTGGTCGCCCATGGCGGCGTCAACCGGCTTATCCTTCTCGAAGCTCTCGGGGCGCCGCTCTCCAGCCTGTTTGCCATCGACCAGCATTACGCCTGCCTGAACATCATCGATTACTACGCCGACGGCAATGCCGTGGTGAAGCTGGTGAACGGCTAA
- the cobS gene encoding adenosylcobinamide-GDP ribazoletransferase, translating to MRLYFIAFQFLTIIPLPFSLRWEERDLGRSMAFFPLVGLTLGALLVGVDYLGGQVFPRPLTDLLLVALLAVVTGALHHDGLADVCDGLAARGSRERFLAVMKDSRVGAVGVVGLVLGILLKYQGLAQLDPAVKWPTLLFFPAAARFSQVQMTVGSRRARQDGLGAACIAGAGWWQFGTALALTAAAAWWCLGSRGVFCLLALYLFTWAARAWFHRRLGGVTGDIIGCVSELNEIGCLLLLVALQHT from the coding sequence ATGCGCCTCTACTTCATCGCCTTCCAGTTTCTGACCATCATCCCGCTGCCGTTCTCCCTCCGCTGGGAGGAGCGAGACCTGGGGCGGTCGATGGCCTTTTTCCCCCTGGTCGGGCTGACGCTCGGTGCCCTGTTGGTCGGGGTCGACTACCTCGGCGGGCAGGTTTTCCCCCGGCCGCTGACCGATCTGCTCCTGGTGGCGCTCTTGGCGGTGGTGACCGGGGCGCTGCACCACGACGGGCTGGCCGACGTCTGTGACGGCCTGGCGGCGCGGGGGTCTCGGGAGCGGTTCCTGGCGGTGATGAAAGACTCGCGGGTCGGCGCCGTCGGCGTGGTTGGGCTGGTGCTGGGGATTCTCCTCAAGTACCAGGGGCTCGCCCAACTCGATCCGGCAGTGAAGTGGCCGACGCTGCTCTTCTTTCCGGCGGCGGCCCGCTTCAGTCAGGTGCAGATGACGGTCGGCTCCCGGCGGGCCCGGCAGGACGGCCTCGGTGCCGCCTGCATTGCCGGCGCCGGCTGGTGGCAGTTCGGCACGGCCCTCGCCCTTACCGCCGCCGCCGCCTGGTGGTGTCTCGGCAGCCGGGGAGTTTTCTGCCTTCTGGCCCTCTACCTCTTTACCTGGGCTGCCCGCGCCTGGTTCCACCGCCGGCTCGGCGGGGTTACCGGCGACATCATCGGCTGCGTCAGCGAGCTGAACGAGATCGGTTGCCTGCTGCTGTTGGTGGCCCTGCAACACACCTAG
- the cobT gene encoding nicotinate-nucleotide--dimethylbenzimidazole phosphoribosyltransferase — protein sequence MSLLNETLSKIQPLDPDLLAKAQQKLDNKTKPLGALGRLEEFARRYAAISNSLEPSTWKKVIFTFAADHGVVAEGVSAFPKEVTVQMVYNFLQGGAGVNVLANHVRAEVLVVDVGVDHDFGDTPGLIAKKVARGTRNFAKGPAMTREEAVAALEVGIELANGCRADGVAMVGTGEMGIGNTTPSAAIIAALSGRPVAEVTHRGTGINDQSLANKIRVIEEGLAVNRPDPHDPLDVLAKVGGLEIAGIAGLILGCAANRIPVVVDGFISTAGALIAAEFNPLVKEYLFAAHQSVEIGHRFMLDRLGAAPILDLQLRLGEGTGAALAMGLIEAGVKILKEMATFEEAGVAEGEH from the coding sequence ATGTCCCTGCTTAACGAAACCCTGTCAAAGATCCAGCCGCTCGACCCGGACCTGCTCGCCAAGGCTCAGCAGAAACTGGACAACAAGACCAAGCCGCTCGGCGCCCTCGGCCGGCTCGAAGAGTTCGCCCGCCGCTATGCGGCGATCAGCAATAGCCTGGAGCCAAGCACTTGGAAAAAGGTGATCTTCACCTTTGCCGCCGATCACGGGGTGGTTGCCGAAGGAGTGTCGGCCTTTCCCAAGGAAGTGACGGTCCAGATGGTCTACAACTTCCTCCAGGGGGGGGCCGGGGTCAACGTCCTCGCCAATCACGTCCGGGCCGAGGTGCTGGTGGTCGATGTCGGCGTCGATCATGACTTCGGCGATACCCCCGGTCTCATCGCCAAGAAGGTTGCCCGCGGGACCCGAAACTTCGCCAAGGGTCCGGCGATGACCCGGGAGGAGGCGGTGGCTGCCCTGGAGGTCGGGATCGAGCTGGCCAACGGCTGCCGGGCCGACGGCGTGGCGATGGTCGGCACCGGTGAGATGGGGATCGGCAATACCACTCCTTCCGCGGCGATCATTGCTGCCCTTTCCGGCCGGCCGGTGGCTGAGGTGACCCACCGGGGGACCGGGATCAACGATCAGTCCCTGGCCAACAAGATCCGGGTGATCGAGGAGGGGCTGGCGGTGAACCGTCCCGACCCGCACGACCCGCTCGACGTCCTGGCCAAGGTGGGCGGGCTGGAGATCGCCGGCATCGCCGGCCTGATCCTCGGCTGTGCCGCCAACCGCATTCCGGTGGTGGTGGACGGTTTCATCTCCACCGCCGGGGCGCTGATCGCCGCCGAGTTCAATCCGCTCGTCAAGGAGTATCTCTTTGCCGCCCACCAGTCGGTGGAGATCGGTCATCGTTTCATGCTCGACCGGCTTGGCGCCGCGCCGATCCTCGACCTGCAGCTGCGGCTCGGCGAGGGGACCGGTGCCGCCCTGGCGATGGGGCTTATCGAGGCGGGGGTCAAGATTCTCAAGGAGATGGCCACCTTCGAAGAGGCCGGCGTGGCGGAAGGCGAGCATTAA
- the cobU gene encoding bifunctional adenosylcobinamide kinase/adenosylcobinamide-phosphate guanylyltransferase, with amino-acid sequence MAKVIFISGGARSGKSRLAERLAAEFGAPRGYLATGGAGDAEMAERIERHRARRGSEWQTVEEPLALAAALREHDGRFRVLLVDCVTLWLTNLLLGSDDGAGALAEVKELAALLPQLTTPVILVSNEVGMGIVPDNQLARRFRDLAGEANELLAAAADEVYVTFSGLPLRLK; translated from the coding sequence ATGGCCAAGGTGATCTTCATCAGCGGCGGCGCCCGGAGCGGCAAGAGCCGGCTGGCCGAGCGGCTGGCGGCGGAGTTCGGCGCGCCGCGTGGCTATCTTGCCACCGGCGGTGCCGGCGATGCCGAGATGGCCGAGCGGATCGAGCGGCACCGGGCGCGACGCGGCAGCGAGTGGCAGACCGTCGAGGAGCCGCTGGCTCTGGCGGCGGCGCTCCGGGAGCACGACGGCCGCTTCCGGGTGCTGCTCGTCGACTGCGTGACCCTCTGGCTGACCAACCTCCTGCTGGGCAGCGACGATGGGGCGGGAGCTCTGGCCGAGGTTAAGGAACTGGCGGCATTGCTGCCGCAGCTGACGACGCCGGTGATCCTCGTCTCCAACGAAGTGGGGATGGGGATCGTCCCCGACAACCAACTGGCCCGCCGGTTCCGCGATCTTGCCGGTGAGGCGAACGAACTGCTTGCTGCCGCGGCCGACGAAGTCTACGTCACCTTCAGCGGTCTGCCGTTGCGTCTGAAATGA
- the yihA gene encoding ribosome biogenesis GTP-binding protein YihA/YsxC encodes MHVKSAEFVKSATRPEHYPPAEVPEIAFAGRSNVGKSSLINVLVNRKGLVRTSSTPGRTQLINFFQVNNDLMLVDLPGYGFARVPAEVRKQWGPMVETYLSTRSCLGCVVLILDIRRVPSDEDVLMLQWLRAYAIPAVVVVTKCDKLSKNERARQAATISRTLGLSREEMVFFSALSREGKDLLWGRIEHFLAAGDGEPLSGGGDLGH; translated from the coding sequence ATGCACGTCAAGTCTGCCGAGTTCGTCAAGAGTGCTACCCGGCCGGAGCATTATCCCCCGGCCGAGGTGCCGGAAATTGCCTTTGCCGGCCGCTCCAATGTCGGAAAATCGTCACTGATCAACGTGCTGGTCAACCGGAAAGGGCTGGTGCGGACCAGCTCTACCCCGGGCCGGACCCAGTTGATCAATTTTTTCCAGGTGAATAACGACCTGATGCTGGTGGATCTGCCGGGCTACGGTTTTGCCCGGGTCCCCGCCGAAGTGCGGAAGCAGTGGGGGCCGATGGTCGAAACGTATCTGTCGACCCGCAGCTGTCTGGGATGTGTGGTCCTGATCCTCGACATCCGCCGGGTACCGTCCGACGAGGATGTGTTGATGCTGCAGTGGTTGCGAGCCTATGCCATCCCGGCGGTTGTCGTGGTGACAAAATGCGACAAGCTGTCGAAAAACGAACGGGCCAGGCAGGCGGCGACGATTTCCCGCACCCTCGGCCTGTCCCGCGAGGAGATGGTCTTTTTTTCGGCACTTTCCCGAGAAGGGAAGGATTTGCTCTGGGGACGGATCGAGCATTTCCTGGCCGCCGGTGACGGGGAACCGCTTTCCGGTGGGGGCGACCTTGGGCATTAG
- a CDS encoding HDOD domain-containing protein — translation MSKDLETLIMSAVDLPTIPLVATKVIEMIEQEDVTIEKLAQTVSTDPAVAARILKLSNSAYYGCQRQINTLSAAIMLLGFKTLKSLVVAVSLKQISKRFGLTEKMLWEHSVGAALAARLIASRTKFINEETGFLAGLFHDIGKTIMNDKDPQKFQSVIVRCYNDGLPFEEVERSVYPFSHAEVGALVIKKWNFPDSLSTAIMYHHQFSTAQLPDQYELFLTATTSLADKFCKRLGIGSRQPEAELDLANQPEAKLLGYTPESVAGDLETFIEIFEENKGVFLNE, via the coding sequence ATGAGCAAAGATCTCGAAACCCTCATCATGTCGGCCGTCGACCTGCCGACGATCCCCCTGGTGGCCACCAAAGTCATCGAGATGATCGAGCAGGAAGACGTCACCATCGAGAAGCTGGCCCAGACCGTTTCCACCGATCCCGCCGTCGCCGCCCGGATCCTCAAGCTTTCCAATTCCGCCTACTATGGCTGCCAGCGTCAGATCAACACCCTCTCGGCCGCCATCATGCTCCTCGGCTTTAAGACGCTGAAAAGCCTGGTGGTTGCCGTATCGCTGAAACAGATTTCCAAGCGGTTCGGCCTGACGGAAAAGATGCTCTGGGAACACTCCGTCGGCGCGGCCCTGGCTGCCCGGCTGATCGCTTCCCGCACCAAATTCATCAATGAGGAGACCGGTTTTCTCGCCGGCCTGTTCCACGACATCGGCAAGACCATCATGAACGACAAGGACCCGCAGAAATTCCAGTCGGTGATCGTCCGCTGCTATAACGACGGCCTCCCCTTCGAAGAGGTAGAGCGGAGCGTCTACCCGTTCTCCCATGCCGAGGTCGGAGCGCTGGTAATCAAGAAGTGGAACTTCCCCGACTCGCTCTCCACGGCAATCATGTACCATCACCAGTTTTCGACGGCCCAATTGCCTGATCAGTACGAGCTGTTCCTTACCGCCACCACCAGCCTGGCCGACAAGTTCTGCAAACGGCTCGGCATCGGCAGCCGCCAACCGGAAGCGGAGCTGGATCTGGCCAACCAGCCGGAGGCCAAATTGCTTGGCTACACCCCGGAATCGGTCGCCGGCGATCTGGAGACGTTCATCGAAATATTCGAGGAAAACAAAGGGGTGTTTCTCAACGAATGA